TAACAATTTCTTCTGTCTCGGCTTAAATATGAAAAGTTTATCGTCCACTTTAACGCAAACTTTCTTAAGCTTTCCTTCCTGGGATTAAACGTTTCCCTAGCCCAGAAGCTATTTAGCAACTCCATTTGTTTTTGCTTGCCCCAATATTCTTTAAAAAACGCCTCTTTAAATTTATCTAGAGTATCGTACTGTTTAGTAGCGATAACCCCCCAAATTCTAGCCTCTTCCTAGAATTGAGAGGTAATGAACCCTATTTTTTGTCTGACCACAAACTAGGTAGAACTCCTTTGAAgtcattccaaaattcttttggatgTACATTTTCTGTTGAATCAAAACGTGAAAACTGCCTGTTAGCGACATATGATATTTCAGATGATGCTGCAACAAAGCTACACCCACTACTGTTAGTTCCATATCTGAGGTTAGTTTCAACTTGGCATAATCTACTGCTATGCTCACCCGACTTATTTTCAACCTCTTCTACCTGGTTAGTTAGCTGAAGAACATTTTCTTCTGTCACGCCCATTCAGTGGGACACACTTTACTTCAGCCATACATTTGGCATATTCAGAACTGATTTTACTGCCTAACAGTTGGTGatcttaacacacacacactctaccgcCGTTATTTTGACCTAGTTTCTGCACTCTTTCTTTTATCACATCTGCCCTTTCTTTGTTTCCAATAGCAACTTTTTTCAAGGCATCTGTTAATTCACTTTCTACAGTTCTAGTGGATTGTTGGCAGTTATTctcaacttcagaaattttgccaTCCACTTTACTTTCTAATGACTTCAGATCATTTTCCCACGTATCTTTTAATACCGCAGTCCGCTTTTCAAGTTTTCCATTGATGTTCTGATCAGTTGTTTCAGCCAAATTAGTATGTCCTTCTTTCATAGAATCCATTAATGCTGCAAACATATCTTCTTTGTTCCATTTTCTGCTTTACTGTTCCCTGTTTATCATTTTCCTTCGGTACTATTCCGAATTTGGTATCCACATTTGATTCAGTAACACTACCAATATTGTCATCACGCAATTGATTGTTACCGATTTCATGCGTAATGTGACTTtttttcaaattgctctgagcactatgggacttaactgctgtggtcatcagtcccctagaacttagaactacttaaacctaactaacctaaggacaccacacacatcaatgcccgaggcagggaacctgcgaccgtagcggtcgcgcggatccagactgtagggcctaggaccgctcggccactctggccggcttaatgTGACTTTCAGGATCTTCATTGTCTCCACTAGTTACATCAACTGACGTACTTCAAGCAGTCTACTTCACCGTCCGTAAATAACAAAGAAACATCCTCAAAAACCTCCTCTTTTACTTTAACATCTACTCCTCCTCTCTGTTCAAGTGTGCTAGTTTGTGAGCACTTCCACTGAATGAGAATCCTTCCTCTTTTTTCGTATTTACAAAATCTTTATCACTTACCATGTTACTCAGTCTgcagctcgcccccccccccccccacacacaaaacaGTTCTAACAAACTTATCTTTCGTCGAATGCTGCAGCCTCGGCGTGCTGAAACTGAGTGTCAGACCTCCTCCGTCTGCCGCCGTCCCAGTTTCAGGGTCCCCGCTTGTCGTGTAAGTTGGCAGCGCTGCCCTGCCGTATTGCTGCTCGTTGATACCGCTATGAATGAATTTATTTACCTTCGCTGTAAAGCACTGTTGAGACATGTAGCACATGTAGACATGAAACTGGCAAACAATAACTTcattcggagctcatactacacacgaccgtaccattgaaaggctgggctctgaCTACTTAGATTGGTGTAAGCATTCTCCATTTGCAAGAGAAGAGATGCGTgaagaatactctgttctgatTGCTCAGTCTACATTAAGgccaatacaaaaatattattctccTGTGTTAGCGCGCTTTTTTCATGACTAACAAATCAATAAACAACACACTCGAACTGtacttttttccaaaatatttaacattctgatacttTATTTACACTTTacattattaactgttttcatttacactgaaattagcttccctttaccataaacttacttgaaACACTATAATTCAAAATTCCCCGTCTTCATTCAGTGTATTAAAAATTTCTCACGTTACTTCGTACGGCGTTTGTCACTGtaacagtgatctacatatttactttagaccacattcacgcatcatccacactactaaaaacatacaaaaaaactGTACAACCATAAAAGAAAaatccttcaagaaataaacattacaattcacaaaaacattctcttgactgtttcttgaatgtgtctgtCCGCTACTCCACTCTGGTGGATGACAATTTGAACGACGTACTCGGCTGAACCCACTTCACGATCTTTCACAGTGAACGCGCGAGTCAGTCTCCCGACACACAGGCTTCATCCCCTGTGTGAAGCAACTCCTGCTAGGGTTCATGCATGACTGCTTGTTAAATGACGAATAATACAGATTCAGGTCATAAAACAGTGTTGTTTTCTTGAATAACAGGAGAAGTAAAGAGAACATCTCGTTGAATAGAGTAATACTATAGTTCTGTACAGCCTATTTAGTATTTTGGTAGACGTCTATTTCAAACCATTTCCATACCAAATAACATTGCACTGTAGAAAAAATGATGGAAATAATGTCCTTGCCGCTTCTGGAGCTTGTTCTCCAAATGAAATATGCTGAAAGAAAAGGTAAAGCTTGAAAATGGTATTATTAAAGATCTGCTGTTATTTACCAATGGCATCAGTCGGACAGAAAGGGTGTGATACTGCTGGAACCGACTAAGGATGGACtgtacagggcgagtcacctaacgttaccgctggatatatttcgtaaaccacatcaaatactgacgaacagattccacagaccgaacgtgaggagaggggctagtaatacaaaccatacaaaaatgcacggaagtatgtttttcaacacaaaccaacgttttttaatggaaccacgttagttttgttagcacatctgaacatacaaacaaatacgtaatcagtgccgtttgttgcattgtaaaatgttaattacatccggagatattgtaacctaaagttgacgcttgaaacattgtccccacttcattgcaggggcccaaacagctgcaacatacatcgcttttctacagaatgatctgccaacgttcctcgaaaatgtcccactggaaacgcgtcgacgtatgtggtatcagcatgatggtgcacctgcacctTCTGCAAttgacactaggctgacccttgacaggatgttcgacgggcgtttcataggacgtggaggacacataagttggccagcccgttctcctgatcttacacctctggacttctttctgtggggtacgttaaaggagaatgtgtaccgtgatgtgcctgcaaccccagaggatacgaaacaacgtattgtggcagcctgcggcgacattacaccagatgtactgcggcgtgtacgacattcattacgccagaaattggaattgtgtgcagcaaatgatggccaccacattgaacatctattggcctgacatgttgggacacactctattccactccgtaattcaaaacggaaaccacgtgtgtgcgtgtacctcacccctcatggtaatgtacatgtgagtcagtgaaaaagaccaataaaaaggtgttagcatgtggacgtaatgtgctgttccagtctcttctgtacctaaggtccatcaccgttcccattggatccctacgtaattcggtgctctccgatacacacgattgaacagcggaggagtggtactcaagtgtcaagtttagattacaatatctccggatgtaattaacattttagaatgcaagaaacggcactgattacgtatttctttatatgttcagatgtgctaacaaaactaacggggttccattaaaaaaaaatgtaggtttatgttaaaaaacatacttccgtgcatttttttatggtttgtagtaaccaattacactagtccctctcctcacgttcggtctgtggaatcgattcgtcagtacttgatgtggtttacgaaatatatccagctgtaatgttaggtgactcaccctgtatttatcaACTGTCGCTGGAGACAGGTGTGGCTGTCACTCATAGAAGTATCGTCAGTCACCTGTATGCTGAAAGGGCTGCTCCGTGTTGACGTGTTTCAGAATCGTCCACAATGGAAGCAGTTAAGGACATCACAGAGACGGTGGCTGTCAACCTGGGTGCATTCCTGGACGCCGGGGACGACGCCATGGTGATACTCGAGGCAGGTGACACGCGGCTGGTGGTGCACAGGGCCGTCCTGGCGGACAGGAGCCCCGTGTTCGCGGCCATGTTCGCCCACGACACCCTCGAGGCCTGCACTGGCGTGGTGAGGATTGCCGACATCGGGGGCCCGGTGCTGAGGGAGCTGGTCTCCTACCTGTACACCCTGCGGGCCCCCCAGCTGCCCGGCACGGCCCCCGAGCTGCTGGCCGCAGCGGATAAGTACGGGGCGTCGGGGCTGAAGGCGGAGTGCGAGCGGCAGGTGGCCGCTCAGCTGACCGTGGAGACCGCAGCGGCCGCAGCCACCCTCGCAGTCCGCCACTCCTGCAGTGACCTCAGGCGAGCCGCCATCGAATTTATTAAGACCTGTCCCTTCGAGGTGATGGCCACTCAGGGGTGGGCAGATGCCATGCGGAAGCAGCCGGAAGACTTGATCGAAGTGAGCCGGTTGCTGTACGATCCACCACCACAAACCAGGTAAGTGTGAGACAACCCACTGATTCGTGTCTCTCGGTTCTAGGTGTGTGTATTTCCAAGTGTATAATTTTTCCCACTGAATTTTCGTAGATGTGTGTCTTCTGTAAAATACACCATCATAGACAGTCATTTCACGATAGCTCACAATGCTATCATTACCCTCGTGTAGCAGTTTCAGTGAACCCCTAAACTGAATGGTGTTCATTACCAGGTATGTTAGctaacaaaaatcatcaaagagcCAGTTTGTAGCCATTATATTAAACTACATGTATACAGAAAGTGGTTGTTTAGGTTTTAGCATAAACTGTCATGTCAGAGGG
This DNA window, taken from Schistocerca serialis cubense isolate TAMUIC-IGC-003099 chromosome 11, iqSchSeri2.2, whole genome shotgun sequence, encodes the following:
- the LOC126426681 gene encoding ankyrin repeat domain-containing protein 1-like translates to MEAVKDITETVAVNLGAFLDAGDDAMVILEAGDTRLVVHRAVLADRSPVFAAMFAHDTLEACTGVVRIADIGGPVLRELVSYLYTLRAPQLPGTAPELLAAADKYGASGLKAECERQVAAQLTVETAAAAATLAVRHSCSDLRRAAIEFIKTCPFEVMATQGWADAMRKQPEDLIEVSRLLYDPPPQTSAPVVTELRTTSTASTTTTTTTRTTTTTATTTSASAPRQTPAAARSTTPQPDEATVSQMRSPSAEERGTRLVQAAQQGAVGELRALIAAGAHVAARGGGGQTALHWAARRGGVEAARLLVGAGAAVDARDDDGWTPLHYAALSGHAEVAAALLDAGAGRWATTRGGETALDIARRCNRRRLMEMLS